In a single window of the Zea mays cultivar B73 chromosome 5, Zm-B73-REFERENCE-NAM-5.0, whole genome shotgun sequence genome:
- the LOC109939812 gene encoding uncharacterized protein LOC109939812: protein MEYQNCSAAQPVPSSEEKDSAKPAESKTQSTSGIEDLFKDSPAVSLSSAPVVSQENAKNDIMSLFEKSDMASPFAVQQQQLAFMSQQQALLMAALKAGNSPQIVPGNANQLNTNISNPPLGTLPFQNWTNLGYQNPGLTLAAAQNGATMRSISVS, encoded by the exons ATGGAATATCAAAACTGTTCAGCTGCACAACCAGTACCTAGCTCCGAGGAAAAAGATTCTGCCAAACCAGCAGAAAGCAAGACCCAGTCTACATCTGGAATAGAAGACTTATTTAAAGATTCGCCAGCTGTGTCGTTATCCTCAGCTCCAGTTGTTTCCCAAGAAAATGCAAAGAATGATATCATGAGTTTGTTTGAGAAG TCCGATATGGCATCACCATTTGCTGTCCAACAGCAGCAGCTGGCGTTTATGTCTCAGCAGCAAGCTCTTCTAATGGCTGCTCTTAAAGCTGGAAATTCACCACAAATAGTTCCAGGGAATGCCAATCAACTAAACACTAACATTTCTAATCCCCCTCTTGGAACCTTGCCTTTCCAAAACTGGACAAATCTTGGCTATCAAAATCCTGGGTTGACTCTAGCAGCAGCACAGAATGGTGCCACAATGAGGAGCATTTCAGTTTCCTGA